Proteins encoded within one genomic window of Bos indicus isolate NIAB-ARS_2022 breed Sahiwal x Tharparkar chromosome 23, NIAB-ARS_B.indTharparkar_mat_pri_1.0, whole genome shotgun sequence:
- the TAF11 gene encoding transcription initiation factor TFIID subunit 11 has translation MDNACESPKEKGGDTGESDETTAAPGGPRVTDTDGIPEETDGDGDGELKEAAAEEGELKSQDIADLTAVEREDSLLTPAAKKLKIDTKEKKEKKQKVDEDEIQKMQILVSSFSEEQLNRYEMYRRSAFPKAAIKRLIQSITGTSVSQNVVIAMSGISKVFVGEVVEEALDVCEKWGEMPPLQPKHMREAVRRLKSKGQIPNSKHKKIIFF, from the exons ATGGATAATGCCTGCGAATCGCCCAAGGAAAAAGGTGGAGACACCGGGGAATCAGACGAGACGACGGCGGCTCCTGGGGGCCCCAGGGTTACAGATACGGACGGAATCCCGGAGGAAACAGACGGTGACGGAGACGGGGAATTGAAAGAGGCCGCCGCTGAAGAAGGCGAG cTCAAGAGTCAGGATATTGCAGATTTAACAGCAGTTGAAAGGGAAGACTCATTACTTACTCCTGcagccaaaaaactgaaaatagataccaaagagaagaaagagaagaagcagaAAGTGGATGAAGATGAGATTCAAAAGATGCA AATcctggtttcttctttttctgaggaGCAGCTGAACCGTTATGAAATGTACCGCCGGTCAGCTTTCCCTAAGGCAGCCATTAAAAGG CTGATCCAGTCCATCACAGGCACCTCTGTGTCTCAGAATGTTGTTATTGCTATGTCTGGTATTTCCAAAGTTTTCGTCGGGGAGGTGGTAGAAGAAG CACTGGATGTGTGTGAGAAGTGGGGAGAAATGCCACCACTGCAACCCAAACACATGAGGGAGGCTGTTCGGAGGTTAAAGTCGAAGGGGCAAATTCCCAACTCAAAGCACAAAAAAATCATCTTCTTCTAG